From one Candidatus Methanoplasma termitum genomic stretch:
- a CDS encoding uracil-DNA glycosylase family protein, translated as MYDLEKLKEELFACKECWNLFGFEPRPVCMGNSDAKIVQVSQAPSVHVHNTGRSFNDISGRRLRNDWYKISEETFYDPDIFYITSVGHCYPGKSKNKGDNPPPKICAQKWLSKEIELINNDIFILVGKAASDFFFPKSDFTDLVFSDHTIKGKPAYVIPHPSPLNVRWFKEHPEFEEERIAEIRDIIHESIF; from the coding sequence ATGTATGATTTGGAAAAACTCAAGGAGGAGTTATTCGCCTGTAAGGAATGCTGGAATCTCTTCGGCTTCGAGCCCAGGCCCGTCTGCATGGGGAACTCTGATGCAAAGATAGTCCAAGTGAGCCAGGCCCCGTCCGTTCACGTACACAACACAGGCAGGTCCTTCAACGACATAAGCGGCAGAAGACTGAGGAACGATTGGTACAAGATCTCCGAAGAAACATTCTATGACCCAGACATCTTCTATATCACATCAGTGGGACACTGCTACCCCGGAAAATCTAAGAACAAAGGAGATAATCCTCCGCCGAAGATATGCGCTCAGAAATGGCTCAGCAAAGAGATAGAGTTGATCAATAACGACATCTTCATCCTCGTCGGTAAAGCCGCATCTGACTTCTTCTTTCCGAAAAGCGATTTCACAGACCTTGTTTTCTCGGATCACACGATCAAAGGTAAACCGGCGTATGTGATACCTCATCCTTCCCCACTAAATGTCAGATGGTTCAAGGAACATCCCGAGTTCGAGGAGGAAAGGATCGCTGAGATCAGAGACATCATCCACGAGTCGATATTTTAA
- a CDS encoding zinc-ribbon domain-containing protein, with translation MASYCSKCGRQLGDGERFCPSCGFDTMSQGNSSNPSGSGYTSNSNEGAHSSGSYEPEKNQQGTYF, from the coding sequence ATGGCATCTTACTGTTCAAAATGCGGTAGACAGCTCGGAGATGGAGAAAGATTTTGTCCATCATGCGGGTTCGATACCATGAGTCAAGGAAACAGTAGCAACCCGTCTGGTAGCGGTTACACTTCGAATAGCAACGAAGGTGCACACAGCAGCGGAAGTTACGAACCTGAAAAAAATCAACAAGGAACATACTTCTAA
- a CDS encoding zinc-ribbon domain-containing protein — MEEKQAFCTICGAQLKDSDTFCTKCGAEVGVTPTQMSAPQNVQHIDSKRSTTLWVIIIFAIGWAILGIYSGLSTLLNAHDMVYSALTPDILDQLETIGFDPQTLVDVFTIVGALMLISGIMSLMTAILVFIRKQHTVALILCIIGSVLMLIGLFGIIGLIVAYFLNKSKHEFAPSKKGTL; from the coding sequence ATGGAAGAGAAACAGGCTTTTTGCACCATTTGCGGGGCCCAGTTAAAAGACTCTGATACATTCTGTACTAAATGCGGTGCAGAGGTCGGCGTTACACCGACACAGATGTCAGCTCCACAAAACGTGCAACACATCGATTCAAAAAGAAGCACGACATTGTGGGTGATAATCATATTTGCGATAGGTTGGGCGATCCTTGGGATATATTCCGGCCTGAGCACATTACTCAACGCTCACGATATGGTCTATAGTGCTCTTACTCCGGACATCTTGGATCAACTTGAAACGATTGGTTTTGATCCGCAAACGCTTGTTGATGTGTTTACTATTGTGGGGGCTCTTATGCTAATAAGCGGAATAATGTCCCTTATGACGGCAATCCTTGTCTTTATCAGGAAGCAACACACCGTCGCGCTCATATTGTGCATAATCGGCTCTGTGCTGATGTTGATAGGGCTTTTCGGCATAATCGGCCTGATCGTTGCATACTTCCTTAACAAGTCAAAGCATGAGTTCGCCCCATCCAAAAAGGGAACGTTATGA
- a CDS encoding PH domain-containing protein, with product MKITGRANISWLLVAAIIVLAIVILMIAVLGYENIGMYILLTAAVLVLTFLLLAIVLKDRKTASELGYDGLTVRGAMLSVKIPYSDITSVEIRDEINFGLRVGGYAGMKRLGGKFRNSEFGVYDLSAIVSVKKYIVVRSNNRRVLVFNLETEAETVSFYERLSKWTGRGPKTTDN from the coding sequence ATGAAGATCACAGGCAGGGCAAATATATCCTGGCTGCTGGTCGCTGCGATCATCGTCCTGGCCATCGTGATCTTAATGATCGCTGTGCTCGGGTATGAGAATATCGGCATGTACATTCTGTTGACGGCGGCGGTTCTTGTCCTCACTTTTCTGTTGTTGGCGATCGTGTTAAAGGACAGGAAGACCGCTTCGGAGCTGGGATATGACGGCTTAACGGTACGCGGCGCTATGTTGAGTGTGAAGATCCCGTACAGCGATATCACTTCAGTGGAAATAAGAGATGAAATAAACTTCGGCCTGCGCGTAGGCGGATATGCCGGAATGAAGAGGCTCGGAGGCAAATTCAGGAACAGCGAGTTCGGGGTCTACGACCTAAGTGCGATAGTCTCGGTCAAGAAGTACATCGTTGTCAGAAGTAACAACAGAAGGGTCTTGGTGTTCAATCTCGAAACAGAGGCTGAAACTGTCAGTTTTTATGAAAGGCTGAGCAAATGGACCGGCAGAGGTCCTAAAACGACAGATAATTAA
- the rbr gene encoding rubrerythrin produces MELKGSKTEANLMTAFAGESQARTKYTYYASQARKEGYNQVADIFMETAENEKEHAKLWFKALHGGCIPETVENLKDAASGENYEHTQMYKDFEATARKEGFKQIADQFKLVGEIEAVHEKRYLELLKNIENGKVFKKDKVVVWKCQNCGYLHVGKEAPAVCPTCNHPQSFFEVQSQNW; encoded by the coding sequence ATGGAACTAAAAGGATCCAAGACAGAGGCTAACCTTATGACCGCTTTCGCCGGCGAAAGCCAGGCTAGGACGAAATATACGTACTATGCCTCACAGGCAAGGAAAGAAGGATACAACCAGGTCGCAGACATATTCATGGAGACCGCAGAGAACGAGAAAGAGCACGCAAAACTCTGGTTCAAAGCACTCCACGGCGGATGCATACCCGAAACGGTCGAGAACCTGAAAGACGCCGCATCCGGCGAGAACTACGAGCACACTCAGATGTACAAGGATTTCGAGGCCACCGCAAGGAAAGAAGGGTTCAAACAGATCGCAGACCAGTTCAAACTGGTAGGCGAGATCGAGGCCGTACACGAGAAAAGATATCTGGAACTCCTGAAGAACATAGAGAACGGCAAAGTGTTCAAGAAGGACAAGGTCGTAGTGTGGAAATGCCAGAACTGCGGTTATTTACACGTGGGAAAAGAAGCTCCGGCCGTATGTCCCACATGCAACCACCCCCAGTCCTTCTTTGAAGTACAGTCACAGAACTGGTAA
- a CDS encoding tetratricopeptide repeat protein — MADPEYEAVSKAKRQAESGNPDGAISTLRSFLEKYPESTTARIQLARTLVYDKKEIDAGVKELDIVLEQDPDNVDALKALVTVLIKHKKNNKRMEGLYEKLLVVSPDADVYSAYAVFLRIQKTDFKRSAKYYEKAIALKPNKPEFHQNYAVLLLNDLKDYKKGKEELEILLRLDPNNEPARKNYDLLMKRKFDSEGNLKKKSLFRK; from the coding sequence ATGGCAGACCCGGAGTACGAAGCTGTTTCCAAAGCGAAAAGGCAGGCCGAGAGCGGCAACCCCGACGGCGCGATAAGCACTCTGAGGTCATTTTTAGAAAAATACCCGGAAAGCACGACGGCAAGGATACAGCTCGCAAGAACACTCGTTTATGATAAAAAAGAGATCGATGCGGGGGTCAAGGAATTGGACATTGTTCTTGAACAGGACCCTGACAACGTGGATGCTTTGAAAGCGCTTGTGACCGTTCTCATCAAACACAAAAAGAACAACAAGAGGATGGAAGGGCTTTACGAAAAACTGCTGGTTGTATCTCCTGACGCCGATGTTTACAGCGCATATGCGGTATTCCTCAGGATCCAGAAAACGGATTTCAAGAGGTCCGCCAAATACTACGAAAAAGCGATAGCGCTTAAGCCGAACAAACCCGAATTCCACCAGAATTATGCGGTCCTGCTGCTGAACGATCTGAAAGATTACAAAAAAGGCAAAGAAGAGCTGGAGATCCTGCTCAGACTGGATCCGAACAACGAACCGGCAAGGAAGAATTACGACCTTCTTATGAAAAGGAAGTTCGACTCGGAAGGCAATCTGAAAAAGAAATCGCTATTCCGGAAATAA
- a CDS encoding sterol desaturase family protein — protein MGESSDGIKERKRNPHAPGSNVYDASDGIKERKLNLIAYLRGVVNLDEETKHDKLDRLVLKIFPPFLVVCAVLILALVVYLHNYTVMGVVFGICLGFMLGFTVLGIACMFLSDRGVISRWYVIPAIVFIPILLSVILYPLGTNLGFSDFVVRYFDIFGASVSIYSFLVALYSVTIVVFFVAYGVVSVIVGYFRSYFYRVLRSLEVPSKSRRRRIADWLFQIPDIIDIHGVEFEPEADKGKFNVQLFMNTAFSIFVLGIVICSYIFINPLFLQIVSFDEMLLIGMFLSLFISTLVIPWSIVKSIGAKITSDAPRDFYLWKGMKGRLYQGFFAITFFMMLLTLSVYLGMDLSRIVTTYIGYIAFVALISIITSFVYVNTYYKGFKNGIIKSYMRSKEE, from the coding sequence ATGGGAGAGTCGTCTGACGGGATCAAAGAAAGGAAGCGGAATCCACACGCCCCCGGGAGTAATGTATATGATGCGTCTGACGGGATCAAAGAAAGGAAGCTGAATCTTATTGCATATCTCAGAGGCGTCGTCAACCTCGACGAGGAGACCAAACACGACAAACTCGACAGGCTTGTTCTGAAGATATTCCCTCCTTTTTTGGTGGTCTGTGCGGTGTTGATCCTCGCTTTGGTGGTCTACCTGCACAACTATACGGTGATGGGGGTCGTGTTCGGGATCTGCCTCGGGTTCATGCTCGGATTCACCGTACTCGGCATTGCGTGCATGTTCCTCTCCGACAGAGGGGTGATATCCAGATGGTATGTCATCCCGGCGATCGTATTCATCCCGATCCTTTTGTCGGTGATCCTGTATCCGCTTGGCACAAACTTAGGTTTCAGTGACTTTGTTGTGAGATATTTCGACATATTCGGGGCGAGCGTAAGCATCTATTCTTTCTTGGTAGCGCTTTATTCCGTTACGATCGTGGTATTTTTTGTCGCATACGGCGTCGTCTCGGTGATCGTCGGGTACTTCAGAAGCTACTTCTACAGAGTACTGAGGTCGTTGGAGGTACCCTCGAAAAGCAGGAGGAGACGCATTGCGGACTGGTTGTTCCAGATCCCGGACATCATTGATATCCACGGCGTCGAATTCGAACCAGAGGCCGATAAAGGGAAGTTCAACGTCCAGCTTTTTATGAACACCGCTTTCAGCATATTCGTTCTGGGTATCGTGATCTGTTCGTACATCTTCATCAACCCGCTGTTCCTTCAGATCGTATCATTCGATGAGATGCTGCTGATAGGGATGTTCCTTTCCCTTTTCATCTCCACACTCGTGATACCGTGGAGCATAGTGAAATCCATAGGTGCCAAGATAACTTCGGACGCACCCCGCGACTTCTATCTATGGAAGGGGATGAAGGGCAGACTCTATCAGGGATTCTTTGCGATAACATTTTTTATGATGCTTTTGACGCTCTCGGTGTATCTGGGTATGGACCTGTCCAGAATAGTGACGACATACATCGGATATATTGCGTTCGTCGCGTTGATATCTATAATAACCTCTTTTGTCTACGTGAACACATATTACAAGGGATTCAAGAACGGCATCATCAAAAGCTATATGCGGTCAAAAGAAGAGTGA